Proteins from one Dermacentor variabilis isolate Ectoservices chromosome 1, ASM5094787v1, whole genome shotgun sequence genomic window:
- the LOC142588580 gene encoding uncharacterized protein LOC142588580, producing the protein MPKNQNTLACYLDKKTRTTQDVHFSAPSQLPKVTQTQATSGTRLYQCSAAEIAFTSGFATAVSQHVGDNAYEIIGPDHESPQGANNISVAEVSPVPLGSYHDR; encoded by the exons atgccaaaaaatcaaaatacattggcatgttatttggacaagaaaacta ggacaacccaggacgtgcatttctcagcacccagtcaactgccaaaagtgactcaaacacaggccacca gtggaactcggctgtaccagtgcagtgctgcggaaattgccttcaccagcggctttgcaacagctgtttcgcagcatgtcg gagacaatgcctacgaaattattggccctgatcatgagagccctcaaggggcaaacaacatctctgttgcagaagtgagcccggtaccacttggaagttaccatgacagatga